One Oscillospiraceae bacterium genomic region harbors:
- a CDS encoding winged helix-turn-helix transcriptional regulator: protein MHPNANCNCRYADVGCDKMEEVMDQISGKWKMRILFMVGAHGTLRYGELRRLLDGVTHKMLSNQLKELAADGLVERIDYGEVPPRVDYRLTPNGEALMPIFDDIQAYIRKNACSNCCGDKPAAPYGARHGCCE from the coding sequence ATGCACCCGAACGCGAACTGTAACTGCCGCTATGCCGATGTTGGCTGCGATAAAATGGAAGAAGTCATGGATCAGATCAGCGGAAAATGGAAGATGCGCATCCTGTTTATGGTGGGCGCCCACGGCACCCTGCGCTATGGCGAGCTGCGCCGCCTGCTGGACGGCGTGACCCACAAGATGCTCTCAAACCAGTTAAAGGAGCTGGCCGCCGATGGGCTGGTGGAGCGCATCGATTATGGCGAGGTCCCGCCCCGGGTAGACTACCGCCTAACCCCGAACGGCGAGGCATTGATGCCGATTTTTGACGATATACAGGCGTATATCCGCAAAAATGCCTGCAGCAATTGCTGCGGCGATAAGCCCGCCGCCCCCTACGGCGCAAGGCATGGCTGTTGTGAATAA
- a CDS encoding alpha/beta fold hydrolase, protein MKHAKQTRAPWILLACLAAIALCIVAAVTLLQPNTKPKNIEIPGTRGNIPAAIQLPAKSARGEELPLVVLCHGFTGNRQGDGHFAPLAEDLAAHGIATVRLDFAGCGDSTEPYANYTLANMAADVDSVIGYMQATYGTGKTALVGHSMGGRLASLYPQLGQYPVTALALWSPANGTGLQGLEFLNIDNFAAVEELAARADAEGSVAAWGVELSAAYIDGMRDSDPNVTLQESGLPVLLTYSGNERILSDTTQTETKAAVESLPDGQVVLDPFVNGDHNYTSEDPATNTQLDADLRQVTVDFLTSHLQ, encoded by the coding sequence ATGAAACATGCCAAGCAAACCCGTGCACCTTGGATTCTGCTCGCCTGTTTGGCGGCCATTGCACTGTGCATAGTGGCAGCTGTTACACTATTACAACCCAACACCAAACCCAAGAACATCGAGATCCCCGGTACGCGGGGCAATATCCCGGCTGCCATCCAGCTGCCTGCCAAATCTGCCCGGGGCGAGGAACTGCCGCTGGTGGTGCTGTGCCATGGCTTTACCGGCAACCGGCAGGGAGACGGCCACTTCGCGCCCCTGGCTGAGGACCTGGCCGCCCATGGCATTGCCACTGTGCGGCTTGATTTCGCCGGCTGCGGCGACAGCACTGAACCTTACGCCAACTACACGCTGGCCAATATGGCGGCGGATGTGGACAGCGTGATCGGCTACATGCAGGCCACCTACGGCACCGGCAAAACGGCGTTGGTGGGCCACAGCATGGGTGGGCGGTTGGCCAGCCTCTACCCGCAGCTGGGGCAGTACCCCGTCACGGCACTGGCCCTCTGGAGCCCTGCCAACGGCACGGGCCTGCAGGGCTTGGAGTTTTTAAACATTGATAACTTTGCCGCCGTGGAAGAACTGGCCGCCCGCGCCGATGCCGAGGGCAGTGTAGCGGCTTGGGGCGTGGAGCTGAGTGCCGCCTACATCGACGGTATGCGGGACAGCGACCCCAACGTGACCCTGCAGGAAAGCGGCCTGCCGGTGCTGCTGACCTACAGCGGCAACGAGCGCATCTTGAGCGACACTACCCAAACCGAAACCAAGGCGGCCGTCGAAAGCCTGCCGGACGGCCAGGTGGTGCTGGACCCCTTCGTGAACGGTGACCACAATTATACCAGCGAGGACCCCGCCACCAACACCCAGCTGGACGCTGACCTGCGCCAGGTTACGGTAGATTTTTTGACGTCCCATCTGCAATAA
- a CDS encoding ammonium transporter: protein MYNSADVTWTLVAAFLVFFMQAGFALCEAGLTRAKNTGNILMKNMMDFCIGTPCYWLVGFGIMFAGSGALIGGFDPFIQGSYDFGTLPVWVYAVFQTVFCATAATIVSGSMAERTKFSAYCCYSAAISLIVYPISGHWIWGGGWLAQLGFHDFAGSTAVHFVGGVTACLGAWMLGPRIGKYGKDGKARAIPGHNLTAMALGVFILWFCWFGFNGGSTVSMTGDDTMVSAGLICFNTNLAAALATVAALIVSWVRYGKPDVSLTFNGALAGLVAITAGCDVVDPFGAAVIGIVAGVLCIFSVEFFDNIAKIDDPVGAVSVHCMNGLWGTLAVGLFATDGGLFYGGGFAKLGIQLLGVVSVAAWVLVAMTIIFTIIKKTIGLRVSEKEELDGLDIHEHGLASAYAGFAINDATYAELDVNENTDLGEDDIAKASPEKVAAAVKVTQEAPLPAELDSGMHKVSIIVQLAKFESLKRALNKIGVTGMTVTQVMGCGIQKGSGEKYRGAEVDATLLPKVKVEVVVSKIPVEKIIDTATKALYTGHIGDGKIFVYNVAKVVKVRTGEQDYAALQDVE, encoded by the coding sequence ATGTACAACTCTGCGGACGTTACCTGGACACTGGTTGCGGCGTTTCTGGTGTTCTTTATGCAGGCAGGCTTTGCTTTGTGCGAGGCGGGCCTTACTCGTGCCAAGAACACCGGCAATATTCTGATGAAGAATATGATGGACTTCTGTATCGGCACGCCCTGCTACTGGCTGGTGGGTTTCGGCATCATGTTTGCCGGCTCCGGCGCACTGATCGGCGGGTTTGACCCGTTCATCCAGGGCAGCTACGATTTCGGTACCCTGCCGGTCTGGGTCTATGCGGTGTTCCAGACCGTGTTCTGCGCCACAGCAGCTACCATCGTTTCCGGCTCAATGGCTGAGCGCACCAAGTTCAGCGCCTACTGCTGCTACTCCGCCGCCATCAGCCTGATCGTCTATCCCATTTCCGGCCACTGGATCTGGGGCGGCGGCTGGCTGGCTCAGCTGGGCTTCCATGATTTCGCCGGTTCCACGGCGGTCCACTTTGTGGGCGGTGTTACCGCCTGCCTGGGTGCCTGGATGCTCGGTCCCCGCATCGGCAAATATGGTAAGGACGGCAAGGCACGGGCTATCCCCGGCCACAACCTGACCGCCATGGCCCTGGGCGTTTTCATCCTGTGGTTCTGCTGGTTCGGCTTTAACGGCGGCTCTACCGTCAGCATGACCGGCGATGACACGATGGTTTCCGCGGGCCTCATCTGCTTCAACACCAACCTGGCGGCGGCTCTGGCTACGGTGGCCGCGCTGATCGTCAGCTGGGTGCGCTACGGCAAGCCCGATGTCTCCCTAACCTTCAACGGTGCGCTGGCCGGTCTGGTGGCCATCACCGCCGGCTGTGATGTGGTTGACCCCTTCGGCGCGGCCGTGATCGGCATCGTGGCTGGCGTGCTCTGCATCTTCTCGGTGGAATTCTTTGATAACATTGCCAAAATCGATGACCCTGTCGGTGCGGTGTCGGTCCACTGCATGAACGGCCTGTGGGGCACGCTGGCGGTCGGTCTGTTTGCCACCGATGGCGGCCTGTTCTACGGCGGCGGTTTTGCCAAGCTGGGCATCCAGTTGCTGGGTGTTGTCAGTGTGGCGGCCTGGGTTCTGGTCGCGATGACCATCATCTTTACCATCATCAAAAAGACGATCGGCCTGCGCGTTTCTGAGAAAGAGGAACTGGACGGCCTGGACATCCATGAGCATGGCCTGGCCAGCGCCTACGCCGGTTTTGCCATCAACGATGCCACCTACGCTGAGCTGGATGTGAACGAGAACACCGACCTGGGTGAAGATGACATCGCCAAGGCCAGCCCCGAGAAGGTGGCGGCCGCCGTCAAGGTCACCCAGGAAGCTCCGCTGCCGGCCGAGCTGGATTCCGGCATGCACAAAGTGTCCATCATCGTGCAGCTGGCCAAGTTTGAGAGCCTGAAGCGAGCGCTGAACAAAATCGGCGTCACCGGCATGACCGTGACCCAGGTCATGGGCTGCGGCATCCAGAAGGGCAGCGGCGAGAAGTACCGCGGCGCCGAAGTGGATGCCACCCTGCTGCCCAAGGTCAAGGTGGAAGTTGTCGTGAGCAAGATCCCGGTGGAGAAGATCATCGACACCGCCACCAAGGCACTGTACACCGGCCACATTGGCGATGGCAAGATCTTTGTGTACAACGTGGCCAAGGTGGTCAAGGTCCGCACGGGTGAGCAGGATTACGCCGCCCTGCAGGACGTAGAATAA
- a CDS encoding sodium ion-translocating decarboxylase subunit beta, which produces MGAILTNISEIFAKSGWAQIFFTEGGWKYAVMLAVACVLLYLAIVKQFEPLLLLPIGFGMLMTNLPLDGIFHMDIFINETNHIDWALLGSSGGMVDYIYLGVKLGIYPPLIFLGIGTMTDFEPLIARPSSLLLGAAAQLGIFFTFVGAKILGFTNQEAGAIGIIGGADGPTAIYVTTKLAPHLLGSIAVAAYCYMALVPVIQPPIMKALTTEKERQIVMTAPRRVSKTEKILFPIIVTIIVALTLPDAAILVGCLMMGNLMKESGVVERITKTAGNELMNIITIFLGFSVGCTTNASTFLNIQTVEIIVLGIVAFGVGTAGGVILGKIMCVITHGKINPLIGSAGVSAVPMAARVSQKVGQEYNPRNYLLMHAMGPNVAGVIGSAVAAGILINMFG; this is translated from the coding sequence ATGGGTGCTATTTTAACCAACATCTCGGAGATTTTTGCCAAGTCCGGCTGGGCACAGATCTTCTTCACCGAGGGCGGCTGGAAGTACGCCGTCATGCTCGCCGTGGCCTGCGTGCTGCTGTATCTGGCCATCGTCAAGCAGTTCGAGCCTCTGCTGCTGCTGCCCATCGGCTTTGGTATGCTGATGACCAACCTGCCCCTGGACGGCATCTTCCACATGGACATCTTCATCAATGAGACAAACCACATTGACTGGGCGCTGCTGGGTTCTTCCGGCGGCATGGTCGACTACATTTACTTAGGCGTCAAGCTAGGTATTTATCCCCCGCTGATCTTCCTGGGCATCGGTACCATGACCGACTTCGAGCCGCTGATCGCACGTCCCTCCAGCCTGCTGCTGGGCGCTGCTGCTCAGCTGGGCATCTTCTTCACCTTCGTTGGCGCTAAGATCCTGGGCTTCACCAACCAGGAAGCCGGTGCTATCGGCATCATCGGTGGTGCTGACGGCCCCACCGCTATCTATGTTACCACCAAGCTGGCCCCGCACCTGCTGGGTTCCATCGCGGTTGCGGCATACTGCTACATGGCGCTGGTGCCTGTTATCCAGCCGCCTATCATGAAGGCCCTGACCACGGAAAAAGAACGTCAGATCGTCATGACCGCACCCCGCCGCGTTTCCAAGACCGAGAAGATCCTTTTCCCCATCATCGTTACCATCATCGTTGCCCTGACCCTGCCGGATGCTGCTATCCTGGTTGGCTGCTTGATGATGGGCAACCTGATGAAGGAGTCCGGCGTTGTTGAGCGTATCACCAAGACCGCCGGCAACGAACTGATGAACATCATCACCATCTTCCTGGGCTTCTCTGTTGGCTGCACCACCAACGCTTCTACCTTCCTGAACATCCAGACTGTCGAGATCATCGTCCTGGGCATCGTTGCTTTCGGTGTCGGCACCGCTGGCGGCGTCATCCTGGGCAAGATCATGTGCGTCATCACCCACGGCAAGATCAACCCGCTGATCGGTTCCGCCGGTGTTTCCGCCGTTCCTATGGCTGCCCGTGTTTCCCAGAAAGTCGGCCAGGAGTACAACCCCCGCAACTACCTGCTCATGCACGCCATGGGTCCCAACGTTGCCGGTGTTATCGGCTCCGCCGTTGCTGCTGGTATTCTGATCAACATGTTTGGCTAA
- a CDS encoding OadG family transporter subunit, with product MPNLALLALEASDGTVVLTSITLVFAMLVALCLIITLEGKLFDLKNKKPADPKPQAPAAPAAKAAPAPAAKPAAPAAKADNGGIPGEVIAAISAAVATVMGSGAVIHGIRRVSKPAAGSRRGSWGDAGVREHTTPFM from the coding sequence ATGCCCAACCTCGCTCTGCTTGCCTTGGAAGCCAGCGACGGCACCGTGGTGCTGACCAGTATTACCCTGGTTTTTGCCATGCTGGTCGCCCTGTGCCTCATCATTACCCTGGAGGGCAAGCTCTTCGACCTGAAAAACAAAAAACCTGCTGATCCTAAGCCGCAGGCCCCTGCCGCACCGGCTGCCAAAGCTGCCCCGGCACCTGCTGCCAAGCCCGCTGCCCCCGCTGCTAAGGCTGACAATGGCGGCATCCCCGGCGAGGTCATTGCTGCGATTTCTGCCGCTGTTGCTACTGTGATGGGTTCCGGCGCTGTGATCCACGGCATCCGCCGCGTTTCCAAGCCCGCCGCAGGCTCCCGCCGTGGTTCCTGGGGCGACGCCGGTGTGCGTGAGCATACCACGCCCTTTATGTAA
- the gluQRS gene encoding tRNA glutamyl-Q(34) synthetase GluQRS translates to MIAGRYAPSPSGRMHLGNLMCCLLAWLSAKSKGGQVLLRIEDLDTQRCPRVFADAIIDDLAWLGLAADGPQLPVYQSERAEIYQHYYDILDCRGLVYPCFCSRSQLHAASAPHRSDGQVVYAGTCRGLTPAEVAERCKIRAPAWRVQVPDETISFTDGHMGMYEENLARDCGDFYLRRADGVFAYQLAVVVDDALMGVTEVVRGSDLLSSTPRQLWLYRELGLTPPTFYHLPLLLAPDGRRLSKRDGDQSLENLRARYSAEEIIGKLAFACGLQATPRPVTPQELAADFDWAKVPKNDIVLPESMF, encoded by the coding sequence ATGATCGCCGGCCGTTACGCACCCAGCCCCAGCGGGCGGATGCACCTGGGCAACTTGATGTGCTGCCTGCTGGCCTGGCTTTCCGCCAAAAGCAAGGGCGGGCAGGTGCTATTGCGCATCGAGGACCTGGACACCCAGCGCTGCCCCCGTGTGTTTGCCGATGCCATCATCGACGATCTGGCCTGGCTGGGCCTTGCCGCCGACGGTCCGCAACTGCCGGTCTACCAGAGTGAGAGGGCAGAAATTTACCAGCATTACTACGATATTCTGGACTGCCGCGGGCTGGTGTATCCCTGTTTTTGCAGCCGTAGCCAGCTGCATGCGGCCAGCGCACCCCACCGCAGCGACGGTCAGGTCGTCTACGCCGGGACCTGCCGGGGGCTGACCCCCGCCGAGGTGGCCGAGCGCTGCAAGATCCGTGCCCCCGCCTGGCGCGTGCAGGTGCCGGATGAGACCATCTCCTTTACGGACGGCCATATGGGTATGTATGAGGAAAATCTTGCCCGCGATTGCGGCGACTTTTACCTGCGCCGGGCAGACGGTGTGTTTGCCTACCAGCTGGCCGTGGTGGTGGATGATGCCCTGATGGGCGTTACCGAGGTGGTACGGGGCAGTGACCTGCTGTCCAGCACGCCGCGCCAGCTGTGGCTGTATCGGGAGCTGGGGCTGACGCCGCCAACGTTTTACCACCTGCCGCTGCTGCTGGCCCCGGATGGCCGCCGCCTTTCCAAAAGGGACGGCGACCAAAGCCTGGAAAACCTGCGGGCCAGGTACAGCGCCGAGGAAATTATCGGCAAGCTGGCCTTTGCCTGCGGTTTGCAGGCCACGCCCCGCCCCGTGACGCCGCAAGAGCTGGCGGCGGATTTCGACTGGGCCAAAGTTCCGAAAAATGACATTGTTTTGCCGGAAAGTATGTTTTAA
- a CDS encoding M18 family aminopeptidase produces the protein MLDDLFEFLQGAVTPYHAAAIAAAWLDAAGYTRLEEADYWNLEAGKGYYITRNGSSVIAWRVPEHAIGGWRIAASHSDSPCWKIKNEKVENDGCSRLSVEGYGGMIMSTWLDRPLTVAGRVMVKTEDGIESRLVNIDEDLLVIPSLAIHMQRNVNKGKEFNPQIDMQPLWGPAGCRTLTDVLCEELNVQPEDILDRDLQLVTRQQPTCIGPDGEYLLAPRIDDLECAATTLLAFLDAAPDCDSACAPVWAMFDNEEVGSSSRMGAESSYLRDVLDRIIDSIPHSAQAKQQAMANSYMLSADNAHAAHPNFPQKADPCAPVHMGEGVVLKYNASQKYTTNAVSGAIFKEICRKAGVPVQVFTNRADEPGGSTLGNLQSHTLPIPMADIGLAQLAMHSAVETAAVADADHMINAVAEFYRVHLRALGDGTYTLE, from the coding sequence ATGCTCGATGATTTATTTGAATTTTTGCAGGGGGCAGTGACCCCCTACCACGCGGCTGCCATAGCCGCGGCCTGGCTGGATGCAGCCGGTTATACCCGCCTGGAAGAAGCCGATTACTGGAACCTGGAAGCCGGCAAAGGGTACTACATTACCCGCAACGGTTCCTCGGTCATCGCCTGGCGCGTGCCGGAGCATGCCATCGGTGGTTGGCGCATTGCCGCCAGCCACAGCGATTCCCCGTGCTGGAAAATTAAAAACGAGAAGGTCGAAAACGACGGCTGCTCCCGCCTGAGCGTCGAAGGCTACGGCGGCATGATCATGTCTACCTGGCTGGACCGCCCGCTGACGGTGGCTGGCCGCGTCATGGTCAAGACCGAGGACGGCATCGAGAGCCGCCTTGTCAACATCGATGAGGACCTGCTGGTCATCCCGTCGCTGGCCATCCACATGCAGCGCAACGTCAATAAGGGAAAGGAGTTCAACCCCCAGATCGACATGCAGCCGTTGTGGGGCCCCGCTGGATGCCGCACCCTGACCGATGTGCTGTGCGAGGAGCTGAACGTCCAGCCCGAGGACATCCTCGACCGCGACCTGCAGCTGGTCACCCGTCAGCAGCCTACCTGCATTGGCCCGGACGGTGAGTATCTCCTCGCCCCGCGCATCGATGATTTGGAATGTGCCGCCACCACGCTGCTGGCCTTCCTGGATGCTGCCCCCGATTGCGACAGCGCCTGCGCCCCGGTGTGGGCCATGTTTGACAACGAGGAAGTGGGTTCCTCCAGCCGGATGGGCGCCGAGAGCAGCTACCTGCGGGATGTGCTGGACCGCATCATCGATTCGATCCCCCACAGCGCCCAGGCAAAGCAGCAGGCCATGGCAAACAGCTACATGCTCAGCGCCGACAACGCCCACGCGGCCCACCCGAACTTCCCGCAGAAAGCCGACCCATGCGCCCCGGTGCATATGGGCGAGGGCGTTGTGCTGAAGTACAACGCCAGCCAGAAGTACACCACCAACGCCGTCAGCGGTGCGATTTTCAAGGAAATCTGCCGCAAGGCTGGTGTGCCGGTGCAGGTGTTCACCAACCGCGCCGATGAGCCGGGCGGCAGCACCCTGGGCAACCTGCAAAGCCACACGCTTCCCATCCCGATGGCGGACATTGGCCTGGCCCAGCTGGCCATGCACAGCGCGGTGGAGACTGCGGCCGTGGCCGATGCTGACCACATGATCAACGCGGTGGCGGAGTTTTACCGTGTGCATCTGCGTGCCCTGGGCGATGGCACCTACACGCTGGAATGA